TTGTCTACGTGGAGGTCGCTGGGGCGACCTACGTCATGGTGAGCGACCTAGAGCTCGACCGGGCCAGGTCCGAGGCAAAGGCTGATAACGTGGTGGCCCAGTCGGAATGGACCAAGAAGGCCAGGGCCTCTGGGCTGGATGAACCGAAGCTCCTCGACGCCCTCGACCTGCTGCTCAAGGAATTGGGGGTCGCAAGGCTCATGGTGCCCGGGGCCCTCGGCGTGGAGTACGCTGACGGCCTCAGGCTGCGGGGCTACGAAGTGCGGGTCAAGGCAGGGCCATTCTTCGAGGGTCGGCTGCTCAAGTCTTCCGAGGAGGTGGAAGAAATCACTCGGGTCTTACGGAGCACCGAGGCGGCCCTCGATGCGGCCATCGGAGCCGTACGGGAAGCCAAGGTGGCGGAAAATGGCGCCCTGCTCGCTTCAGACGGTGGCCCCCTAACCTCGGAGGCCATCAAGCGGATGATCGGCCGCCACCTTCTCGACCACGAGTGCCTGGCCGCCCACACTATCGTGGCCGGCGGCGAGCAGGCTGTCGATCCACACGAGCGGGGCTCTGGGCCCTTGCGGGCTGGGGAACCTATCGTCATCGACATCTTTCCCCGTTGCCTCACTACAGGATACTATGCCGATATCACACGCACAGTTAT
The sequence above is a segment of the Nitrospinota bacterium genome. Coding sequences within it:
- a CDS encoding aminopeptidase P family protein; protein product: MRHQQHPGEEEADARLLIGASEADANIYYATRFFAPDPFVYVEVAGATYVMVSDLELDRARSEAKADNVVAQSEWTKKARASGLDEPKLLDALDLLLKELGVARLMVPGALGVEYADGLRLRGYEVRVKAGPFFEGRLLKSSEEVEEITRVLRSTEAALDAAIGAVREAKVAENGALLASDGGPLTSEAIKRMIGRHLLDHECLAAHTIVAGGEQAVDPHERGSGPLRAGEPIVIDIFPRCLTTGYYADITRTVIKGPATDAQRAMYEAILEAMELAFGRIRDGFDAQAIHQAILDLFEAKGFSTGEQDGRMQGFFHSTGHGLGLEIHEPPRISKAPEILRAGMVVTVEPGLYYAGNGGIRVEDIVVVEVGGCRNLTAYPKFLEV